A genome region from Paludibacterium sp. B53371 includes the following:
- the cobA gene encoding uroporphyrinogen-III C-methyltransferase, whose protein sequence is MKGKVFLIGAGPGDVELLTLKAVRRLGQADLILIDDLANPEVLQFAAPNVEVIHVGKRCGAHSAAQHEIEALLLQAAQAGRQVARVKGGDPFIFGRGGEEMQTLLAAGIEVEIISGITSGSAVPATLGIPLTHRHFVHGVTFVSGHSHKDGDEPDWAVLAQSGMTLVVYMGLNNLAHISQRLIAGGMTADMPAAAIQYGTRPEQRQALAPLGQLARAVEQRGIGSPALLIIGRTVSLAHSEFTTSLQQLEELT, encoded by the coding sequence ATGAAGGGCAAGGTATTTTTGATCGGCGCCGGCCCCGGCGACGTGGAACTGTTGACGCTCAAGGCGGTCCGCCGGCTGGGTCAGGCCGACCTGATCCTGATCGACGATCTGGCCAATCCGGAGGTCTTGCAGTTTGCCGCACCGAATGTGGAAGTGATTCATGTCGGCAAGCGCTGTGGTGCGCACTCCGCTGCCCAGCACGAGATCGAGGCCCTGCTGCTGCAGGCGGCGCAGGCCGGCCGGCAGGTCGCCCGGGTCAAGGGCGGCGACCCGTTCATCTTCGGGCGCGGCGGCGAAGAAATGCAGACCCTGCTGGCCGCCGGCATTGAAGTCGAGATCATCAGCGGCATCACCTCGGGCAGCGCCGTGCCGGCCACGCTCGGCATACCGCTGACCCACCGCCATTTTGTCCATGGCGTGACCTTTGTCTCGGGCCACAGCCACAAGGACGGCGACGAGCCGGACTGGGCCGTCCTGGCGCAAAGCGGCATGACGCTGGTGGTCTACATGGGATTGAACAATCTGGCCCACATCAGCCAGCGCCTGATCGCCGGCGGCATGACGGCCGACATGCCGGCCGCCGCCATTCAATACGGCACCCGCCCCGAGCAGCGCCAGGCGCTGGCGCCACTCGGCCAGCTGGCCCGCGCCGTCGAACAGCGCGGCATCGGCAGCCCGGCGCTGCTGATTATTGGTCGAACCGTCAGCCTGGCACACAGCGAATTCACAACGTCATTGCAGCAACTCGAGGAATTGACATGA
- a CDS encoding cobalt-precorrin-7 (C(5))-methyltransferase: MIICIGAGPGDIGYLPRRSAELLANADVVAGFNAVIDVVRPLIPASAEVVQMGYRDQVAQLDKVAAMHHAGKRCVVVFMGDIHFSGFQYLERVERACGHPVETMPGITSAQVLASRAKVCFDETSFITLHRRGDLEPFKRHLVHVLQDERNAIVIPCPWDEARSFMPWHIAAYLIAQGIDPTLKTEVWENLTRNEAEWHGTLAECAEHRCSDMSIMLIRCKTPMASQIEPAPEVVA; encoded by the coding sequence ATGATTATCTGTATCGGCGCCGGTCCCGGCGATATTGGTTACCTGCCCCGCCGTTCCGCAGAACTGCTGGCTAACGCAGACGTCGTGGCCGGCTTCAATGCGGTCATCGACGTGGTGCGTCCGCTGATTCCGGCCAGCGCCGAAGTGGTGCAGATGGGCTACCGCGATCAGGTGGCACAGCTGGACAAGGTCGCGGCCATGCACCATGCCGGCAAGCGCTGCGTCGTGGTGTTTATGGGTGATATCCATTTCAGCGGCTTCCAGTACCTCGAGCGAGTCGAGCGCGCCTGCGGGCACCCGGTCGAAACCATGCCGGGCATCACCTCGGCCCAGGTACTGGCCTCGCGCGCCAAGGTCTGCTTCGACGAAACCAGCTTCATCACCCTGCACCGTCGCGGCGACCTCGAACCGTTCAAGCGCCATCTGGTTCACGTGCTGCAGGACGAGCGCAACGCCATCGTGATCCCCTGCCCGTGGGACGAGGCGCGCTCCTTCATGCCCTGGCACATCGCTGCTTATCTGATTGCACAAGGCATCGACCCGACACTCAAAACCGAAGTCTGGGAAAATCTGACGCGCAATGAAGCCGAGTGGCATGGCACGCTGGCCGAATGTGCCGAACACCGCTGCTCCGACATGAGCATCATGCTGATTCGCTGCAAGACCCCGATGGCCAGCCAGATCGAACCGGCGCCGGAGGTCGTGGCATGA
- a CDS encoding precorrin-8X methylmutase produces MNPADDFAVLLAGHGSRDPDGIDEFNQLSHLMQQRHPALAHGFLEFAEPTIGQAAERLIAQGARRIVMTPAVLLAAMHAKNDLPAELAALQNTHPEVSFQFAATMNLHPKLLEVCRERIIRAEGDSPATVARADTCLVVVGRGTSDPDANGDVHKLARMLQEGMGFGAAFVCYSGTASPLVADGLQSAARLGCRRLIVLPYFLFDGVLVKRIYSAADDLAQRHDEIEVLKAGYLGAHALVADVLLERAEQGLRGEANMNCSLCQYRTRIVGFESKVGLPQQAHHLKVRADAVLTASEWPAYQPHPIEAESMRIITEGRDWSAFPPDQHLALKRLVHTTGDFSCVDEMFFSPGAADIGMRALLRCQRIVTDVTMVETGLKRAVLKQLGVETWCGVHDEETRLLAEAHGLTRSAAGIRRAWQKFGNDVVVAIGDAPTAIMEVVRLVREQGWRPQLVVGLPVGFVGTRECKDALKKLMQVPRITNSGTRGGSPWAATVVNALMIAGIEHVYREKQAQ; encoded by the coding sequence ATGAACCCGGCAGACGATTTTGCCGTGCTGCTGGCCGGGCACGGCAGCCGTGACCCGGACGGCATCGACGAGTTCAACCAGCTCAGTCACCTGATGCAGCAGCGCCATCCGGCCCTGGCCCATGGCTTCCTGGAGTTTGCCGAGCCCACCATCGGCCAGGCTGCCGAACGCCTGATTGCCCAGGGCGCACGCCGCATCGTCATGACACCGGCGGTACTGCTGGCGGCCATGCATGCCAAGAACGACCTGCCGGCCGAGCTGGCGGCATTGCAAAACACGCACCCGGAGGTCAGCTTCCAGTTTGCCGCCACCATGAATCTGCACCCTAAGCTGCTGGAGGTCTGCCGCGAGCGGATTATTCGTGCCGAAGGCGACAGTCCGGCCACCGTGGCACGGGCTGATACCTGCCTGGTGGTGGTCGGCCGCGGCACCTCGGACCCGGATGCCAATGGGGATGTGCACAAGCTGGCACGCATGCTGCAGGAAGGCATGGGCTTTGGTGCCGCCTTTGTCTGCTACTCCGGCACCGCCAGCCCGCTGGTGGCCGACGGCCTGCAAAGTGCTGCCCGGCTGGGCTGCCGCCGCCTGATCGTGCTGCCCTATTTCCTGTTTGACGGTGTGCTGGTCAAGCGCATCTACAGTGCGGCGGACGATCTGGCGCAACGCCATGACGAGATCGAGGTATTGAAAGCCGGCTATCTCGGCGCCCATGCACTGGTCGCCGACGTGCTGCTGGAGCGGGCCGAACAGGGGCTGCGCGGCGAAGCCAACATGAATTGCTCGCTGTGCCAGTACCGCACCCGCATTGTCGGTTTCGAGAGCAAAGTCGGCCTGCCGCAGCAGGCACACCACCTCAAGGTCCGTGCTGATGCCGTGCTCACCGCAAGCGAGTGGCCGGCCTACCAGCCGCACCCGATCGAAGCCGAGAGCATGCGCATCATCACCGAAGGGCGTGACTGGTCAGCATTTCCGCCAGATCAGCACCTGGCGCTCAAGCGTCTGGTGCATACCACCGGCGACTTCAGCTGCGTCGACGAGATGTTCTTCTCTCCGGGCGCCGCCGACATCGGCATGCGCGCCCTGCTGCGCTGTCAGCGCATCGTCACCGACGTCACCATGGTGGAGACCGGCCTGAAACGTGCCGTACTCAAGCAGCTGGGCGTGGAAACCTGGTGCGGTGTGCATGACGAAGAAACCCGCCTGCTGGCCGAGGCACATGGCCTGACCCGTTCGGCGGCCGGCATTCGCCGCGCCTGGCAAAAATTCGGCAACGATGTGGTGGTGGCCATCGGTGATGCGCCGACCGCCATCATGGAAGTGGTTCGCCTGGTACGCGAACAGGGCTGGCGCCCGCAGCTGGTGGTCGGTCTGCCGGTCGGCTTTGTCGGCACGCGCGAATGCAAGGACGCCCTGAAGAAGCTGATGCAGGTCCCGCGCATTACCAATAGCGGCACCCGTGGCGGCTCCCCCTGGGCCGCGACCGTGGTCAACGCCCTGATGATTGCCGGCATCGAGCATGTCTACCGGGAGAAGCAGGCGCAATGA
- the cbiD gene encoding cobalt-precorrin-5B (C(1))-methyltransferase CbiD, whose amino-acid sequence MTARRAFDLSVPAPNGLMRGRTTGSCATAAVKAALLQLLDGRLVSSVEISLPDPDFYLDVPVDKVWPVKGGMARAEVIKYAGDDPDTTQGATIFAEVRRNDSGQLRYLAAEGVGTVTAPGLRIPPGEAAINPVPRQMMRLAVDEVLAGRPDPGFDLAIGCIDGARIARRTFNPLLGIVGGISILGTSGIVEPMSLAAWIASIEVYIRVALGDSPPPAIALTPGKIGRGFAAETLQLAKHQVVQIANFMGDSLDHTEAILQEQSARLDTLWVLGHPGKLAKLLDGSWDTHSSKSPMAMQGVAQFAARFGFEPEIVLQIEKANTVENVIQILQPDPRAQAFWQALEGHLAGLMHPRVPSVDQLQVRLFSMDGTPLGEAA is encoded by the coding sequence ATGACCGCACGCCGCGCCTTCGACCTGAGCGTACCGGCCCCCAACGGGCTGATGCGCGGCCGCACCACCGGCAGTTGCGCCACGGCGGCCGTCAAGGCGGCCCTGCTGCAATTGCTGGATGGCCGGCTGGTGTCATCGGTCGAAATCAGCCTGCCCGATCCGGATTTCTATCTCGACGTGCCGGTGGACAAGGTCTGGCCCGTCAAGGGGGGCATGGCGCGCGCCGAAGTGATCAAGTACGCCGGGGATGACCCGGACACCACGCAGGGCGCCACCATTTTTGCCGAAGTGCGACGCAACGACAGCGGTCAGTTGCGCTATCTGGCCGCCGAGGGGGTTGGCACCGTCACGGCGCCGGGGCTGCGCATCCCGCCCGGCGAGGCAGCCATCAACCCCGTACCGAGGCAGATGATGCGGCTGGCAGTCGATGAAGTCCTGGCCGGCCGCCCCGACCCTGGTTTCGATCTGGCCATCGGCTGTATCGACGGGGCACGCATCGCCCGGCGCACCTTCAATCCGCTGCTGGGCATTGTCGGGGGCATTTCGATTCTCGGCACCAGCGGCATTGTCGAGCCGATGTCGCTGGCCGCATGGATCGCCTCCATTGAGGTGTATATCCGGGTGGCACTGGGAGACAGCCCCCCGCCGGCCATTGCCCTCACACCGGGCAAGATCGGTCGCGGCTTTGCCGCCGAGACCCTGCAGCTCGCCAAACATCAGGTGGTGCAGATCGCCAATTTCATGGGCGATTCGCTCGACCATACCGAAGCCATCCTGCAAGAGCAGTCGGCACGCCTCGACACCCTGTGGGTGCTGGGCCACCCCGGCAAGCTGGCCAAGCTGCTCGACGGCAGTTGGGATACCCACTCCAGCAAGAGCCCGATGGCCATGCAGGGCGTGGCCCAGTTCGCCGCCCGCTTCGGCTTCGAACCCGAGATTGTTTTACAGATCGAGAAAGCCAATACCGTGGAAAATGTGATTCAGATTTTGCAGCCCGACCCGCGTGCACAGGCCTTCTGGCAGGCGCTGGAAGGCCATCTGGCCGGGTTGATGCATCCACGCGTCCCCAGCGTGGATCAATTGCAGGTCCGGCTGTTCAGCATGGATGGCACCCCGCTGGGAGAAGCCGCATGA
- the cobI gene encoding precorrin-2 C(20)-methyltransferase, with translation MSQKPGRFIGIGVGPGTPGLMAVAALNDLRQADIIILPRARSSDISIARQCLAGLDIDPSRFREIEFNMDPDRSVLARHYGELAQTVAEDLRRGLTVAYLTIGDAMTYSTYGYLLAAVRDLLPQAEYRTWPGITSFAATASALSWPLGEGKERMLILPCPDDMAALQADIESHDIVILMKIGKRLHDVLALLTRMGIAEHCAYARRIGLADEVLCERVDQLDASDAVGYLSTLLIRRTAREKRHL, from the coding sequence ATGAGCCAGAAACCCGGACGATTCATCGGCATCGGCGTCGGCCCAGGCACGCCCGGCCTGATGGCGGTGGCCGCGCTCAACGACCTGAGACAGGCCGACATCATCATTCTGCCGCGCGCCCGCTCGAGCGACATTTCCATTGCCCGCCAGTGCCTGGCCGGTCTGGACATTGACCCGAGCCGCTTCCGCGAGATCGAGTTCAACATGGATCCGGACCGCAGCGTACTGGCCCGGCACTATGGCGAACTGGCGCAGACGGTCGCCGAAGATCTGCGCCGGGGCCTTACCGTGGCCTATCTGACCATCGGCGATGCCATGACCTATTCCACCTACGGCTACCTGCTGGCGGCGGTGCGTGATCTGCTGCCGCAGGCTGAATACCGCACCTGGCCCGGCATTACCAGTTTTGCCGCCACCGCTTCGGCGCTGTCCTGGCCGCTGGGCGAGGGCAAGGAGCGCATGCTGATCCTGCCCTGCCCGGACGATATGGCTGCCTTGCAGGCCGATATCGAGAGCCACGACATCGTGATCCTGATGAAGATCGGCAAACGTCTGCACGATGTACTGGCCTTGCTGACACGCATGGGCATTGCCGAGCACTGCGCCTATGCACGCCGCATCGGTCTGGCCGATGAGGTGTTGTGCGAGCGCGTCGATCAGCTGGATGCCAGCGATGCCGTCGGTTACCTGTCTACCCTGTTGATCCGCCGTACGGCGCGAGAAAAGAGACATCTATGA
- the cobM gene encoding precorrin-4 C(11)-methyltransferase gives MKVYFIGAGPGAADLITLRGARLLGQVAMVLYAGSLVPRDMLQHCRPDAELLDTAELSLDEQQACYERARDANLDVVRLHSGDPAIYGATAEQMRRLEKLGIEYEIVPGVSSFTAAAAALGSELTKPEVSQSIILTRVSGRASAVPELESIDRFAAHHATMCIFLSGQRLKDTIADLQKHYPDDTPVALVHRASWPDQRLHRSTLGKLLGEIKQKDWLLTTLLLVGPALSNEGGVESCLYSAGYTHIFRDSEERKAKKAAKTEENPA, from the coding sequence ATGAAAGTCTATTTCATTGGCGCCGGTCCCGGCGCTGCCGATCTGATCACCCTGCGCGGCGCGCGCCTGCTGGGCCAGGTTGCCATGGTGCTGTATGCCGGCTCGCTGGTGCCGCGCGATATGCTGCAGCACTGCCGGCCGGATGCCGAACTGCTCGACACCGCAGAACTGTCGCTCGACGAGCAGCAAGCCTGCTATGAACGTGCCCGCGACGCCAATCTGGACGTCGTCCGCCTGCACTCGGGTGATCCGGCGATTTACGGCGCCACCGCCGAACAGATGCGCCGGCTGGAAAAGCTGGGCATCGAGTATGAAATCGTGCCGGGCGTGTCTTCGTTTACCGCCGCTGCCGCCGCCCTGGGCAGCGAGCTGACCAAGCCGGAAGTGTCGCAGTCGATCATTCTCACCCGGGTTTCCGGCCGTGCCTCGGCGGTGCCGGAACTGGAGTCGATCGATCGCTTTGCCGCCCACCACGCCACCATGTGCATTTTCCTCTCCGGTCAGCGGCTGAAGGACACCATTGCCGACCTGCAGAAGCACTACCCGGACGACACCCCGGTCGCTCTGGTGCATCGGGCCAGCTGGCCCGATCAGCGCCTGCATCGCAGTACGCTGGGCAAACTGCTGGGCGAGATCAAGCAAAAGGACTGGTTGCTGACCACCCTGCTGCTGGTCGGTCCGGCGCTCTCCAATGAAGGCGGGGTCGAATCCTGCCTGTACTCTGCCGGCTACACGCATATCTTCCGCGACAGCGAAGAACGCAAGGCCAAAAAGGCCGCCAAAACCGAGGAAAACCCGGCGTGA
- a CDS encoding cobalamin biosynthesis protein, giving the protein MSELGIWLVRPEGEALGRHLAQALDGVLYRPWLAPGELSAKVQFQATWSQHRRWILVMASGIAVRYLDGLPASKLSDPAVVVLDEAARFAIALLCGHEGGANALAYRVARLCGATPVVTTASEALKPLTLGIGCRRGKRQDEIEAAVRHALGPRSLTEVREVATIDLKADEPGLLAFCAQHQLPLRVIARADVAARGWTGIASDWVRQNVGVDGVCEPCALIACPRGQLIVPKTACDGVTVAVVEDYFHKEADA; this is encoded by the coding sequence GTGAGCGAACTGGGCATCTGGCTGGTCCGGCCGGAAGGCGAGGCGCTCGGCCGGCACCTGGCCCAGGCACTCGACGGGGTGTTGTACCGCCCCTGGCTGGCGCCGGGCGAGCTGTCCGCCAAGGTTCAGTTCCAGGCCACGTGGTCACAGCACCGTCGCTGGATTCTGGTGATGGCCAGTGGCATTGCCGTGCGCTATCTGGACGGTCTGCCGGCCAGCAAGTTGAGCGATCCGGCCGTGGTGGTGCTGGACGAGGCGGCACGCTTCGCCATTGCCCTGCTGTGCGGCCATGAAGGCGGTGCCAATGCGCTGGCCTACCGCGTGGCGCGTCTGTGCGGCGCCACCCCGGTGGTCACCACCGCCAGTGAGGCGCTGAAGCCGCTGACGCTCGGCATCGGCTGCAGACGCGGCAAACGCCAGGACGAGATTGAGGCTGCCGTCCGGCACGCGCTGGGTCCGCGATCCCTGACGGAAGTACGCGAAGTCGCGACCATCGACCTCAAGGCCGATGAACCCGGCCTGCTGGCCTTTTGTGCGCAGCACCAGCTGCCCCTGCGGGTGATTGCACGGGCTGATGTGGCAGCTCGCGGCTGGACCGGCATTGCCTCCGACTGGGTGCGGCAGAACGTCGGTGTCGATGGCGTTTGCGAACCCTGCGCCCTGATTGCCTGCCCGCGCGGGCAACTCATTGTCCCCAAAACAGCCTGCGACGGTGTCACCGTCGCAGTCGTTGAAGATTATTTTCACAAGGAAGCTGACGCATGA
- the cobJ gene encoding precorrin-3B C(17)-methyltransferase has protein sequence MSGKLYLVSVGPGTAQLIPPMVREALAASEVIVSYELYLTWVRPWVEGKEIHTPPMTQERARAQLALEQARAGRTVALLSSGDIGVYAMATLAFEDMLESDTFDVQVVPGISAANACASVLGSPLSHDFATLSLSDLLCPWSWIETRASHIAQADLACVFYNVQSRQRQEGVYRILDIMLQHKRPETLCGIVRNAYREDQSHEIVTLAELRTRQFDMFTSLVIGNRFTQRKRDWIFTPRGYGNWQDSPETIKAAELPSGALWVFSGTSDGNALARQLAEAGHQVVVSSASEYGAEQAALHCPNVTTVAGRLGLERRRELLSQSQARAIIDATHPYASEMSTQLIELSQQLSLRYVRFERPSLTDEYPAERVADMDQAAQRAMQLGSRIFLATGSKDLGRFVQAPGASDKQWFLRMAPDPQQLQRVLDLGMPRGHLCAMQGPFSREANETLWRDWGIDCVVSKESGEAGGYRAKAEAAARLGIPFIVVERPQLDYPQRLDSIEAVLSEVAS, from the coding sequence ATGAGCGGCAAACTCTATCTGGTCTCGGTCGGTCCGGGCACGGCACAACTGATTCCGCCGATGGTGCGCGAGGCCCTGGCGGCCAGCGAGGTCATCGTGTCCTATGAGCTGTACCTGACCTGGGTGCGCCCGTGGGTGGAAGGCAAGGAGATCCATACGCCACCGATGACCCAGGAGCGTGCCCGCGCACAACTGGCCCTGGAGCAGGCACGTGCGGGCCGCACGGTAGCCTTGCTGTCCAGTGGCGATATCGGCGTGTATGCCATGGCCACGCTGGCCTTTGAAGACATGCTGGAAAGCGACACTTTCGACGTGCAGGTCGTGCCAGGCATTTCCGCTGCCAATGCCTGCGCCTCGGTCCTGGGGTCGCCGCTGTCGCATGACTTCGCCACCCTGAGCCTGTCCGACCTGCTTTGCCCGTGGAGCTGGATCGAAACCCGTGCCAGCCACATTGCCCAGGCCGATCTGGCCTGCGTGTTCTACAACGTGCAGAGCCGTCAGCGTCAGGAAGGCGTCTACCGCATTCTGGACATCATGCTGCAACACAAGCGTCCCGAAACGCTGTGCGGCATCGTGCGCAACGCGTACCGCGAAGACCAGAGCCACGAGATCGTCACCCTGGCCGAACTGCGGACACGCCAGTTCGACATGTTCACCTCGCTGGTGATCGGCAACCGCTTCACCCAGCGCAAGCGTGACTGGATCTTCACCCCGCGTGGTTACGGCAACTGGCAGGACTCTCCGGAAACCATCAAGGCAGCCGAGCTGCCGTCCGGCGCGCTGTGGGTCTTCTCCGGCACCAGCGATGGCAATGCCCTGGCCCGGCAGCTGGCCGAGGCCGGCCATCAGGTGGTGGTCTCCAGTGCCAGCGAATATGGCGCCGAACAGGCGGCCCTGCACTGCCCGAACGTCACCACGGTGGCCGGCCGACTCGGCCTGGAGCGTCGTCGCGAGTTGCTGAGCCAGAGCCAGGCCCGTGCCATCATCGACGCCACCCACCCCTATGCCAGCGAGATGTCCACACAACTGATCGAGTTGTCGCAACAACTGTCGCTGCGCTATGTACGTTTTGAACGCCCCAGCCTGACGGACGAGTACCCGGCCGAACGCGTCGCCGACATGGATCAGGCGGCTCAACGTGCCATGCAGCTGGGCTCGCGGATTTTCCTTGCCACCGGGTCGAAGGATCTGGGCCGTTTTGTGCAGGCGCCGGGCGCCAGCGACAAACAGTGGTTCCTGCGCATGGCACCCGACCCACAGCAATTGCAACGCGTCCTGGACCTGGGGATGCCGCGCGGCCATCTCTGCGCCATGCAGGGTCCGTTCTCGCGCGAAGCCAACGAAACGCTGTGGCGTGACTGGGGCATCGACTGCGTGGTCAGCAAGGAATCGGGCGAGGCCGGCGGGTATCGCGCCAAGGCCGAGGCAGCGGCCCGCCTGGGTATTCCGTTTATCGTGGTAGAGCGCCCGCAGCTCGACTATCCGCAACGACTCGACAGCATCGAAGCCGTGCTGAGCGAGGTGGCATCATGA
- a CDS encoding GTP-binding protein, producing the protein MSQPRIPVTVVTGFLGAGKTTLLSNLIRDTRGRRLAILVNEFGEISIDGTLLRDHQDSAVEIHDLANGLVAYDDDQDFLPAMQALWQRRALIDHVLIETSGLALPSAVMERLQSPELAPYFVLDATLAVVDTPLLLADAFSQQAVGAMFEQQLAFADIVVLNKIDQLDDDALLTAETRVRALAPSIRFIELAYQAKLDTRLTLGLHLHEASADRQRHFGPIASLPGPGFRPLADQRLLDGHSHGGGAAHSHGLNTHKHFHEQDPGWQSFMIKSPEAQDGERLRAAVAAIAREQPLLRIKGFAMPASGEGRLLIQGVRTRIELSHAPQAAPARQAQLVFIGYHPSRPAIVERLRELTGTVWR; encoded by the coding sequence ATGAGTCAGCCGCGCATCCCGGTAACCGTCGTGACCGGCTTTCTGGGTGCCGGCAAGACCACCTTGCTGTCCAATCTGATCCGTGACACGCGCGGTCGCCGACTGGCGATTCTGGTCAATGAGTTTGGCGAGATTTCCATTGATGGCACGCTGCTGCGCGATCATCAGGACAGCGCGGTGGAGATTCATGATCTGGCCAATGGTCTGGTGGCCTATGACGATGATCAGGACTTCCTGCCGGCCATGCAGGCGCTGTGGCAACGCCGGGCGCTGATCGATCATGTGCTGATCGAGACCTCCGGTCTGGCCCTGCCCAGCGCGGTAATGGAACGGCTGCAAAGCCCGGAGCTCGCGCCCTATTTCGTGCTGGATGCCACGCTGGCGGTGGTGGACACCCCGCTGCTGCTGGCCGATGCGTTCAGCCAGCAGGCGGTGGGCGCCATGTTCGAACAGCAGTTGGCCTTTGCTGACATCGTGGTGTTGAACAAGATTGACCAGCTGGATGATGACGCCCTGCTGACCGCCGAGACCCGGGTGCGGGCTCTGGCCCCGTCCATCCGCTTCATCGAGCTGGCTTATCAGGCCAAACTGGACACCCGGCTGACGCTTGGACTGCACCTGCACGAGGCCAGTGCCGACCGCCAGCGCCACTTCGGCCCGATCGCCAGCCTGCCGGGCCCGGGCTTCCGCCCGCTGGCCGACCAGCGCCTGCTGGATGGCCACAGCCATGGCGGGGGGGCGGCACACAGCCACGGACTGAATACACACAAGCATTTTCATGAGCAGGACCCGGGCTGGCAGTCTTTCATGATCAAGAGCCCGGAGGCCCAGGATGGCGAACGACTGCGTGCTGCCGTGGCCGCCATTGCACGCGAGCAACCCCTGCTGCGCATCAAGGGGTTTGCCATGCCGGCCAGTGGCGAAGGTCGCCTGCTGATCCAGGGTGTGCGTACCCGCATCGAGTTGAGTCATGCCCCTCAGGCCGCGCCGGCCAGACAGGCGCAGCTGGTGTTCATCGGCTACCACCCCAGCCGCCCGGCGATTGTGGAACGTCTGCGAGAACTGACTGGCACAGTGTGGCGTTAA
- the cobO gene encoding cob(I)yrinic acid a,c-diamide adenosyltransferase: MKTDPNDHLRMAQRRKAGFEKKKAAATKEKGLLIVHTGTGKGKSSAAFGMGLRTVGHGMRLGVVQFIKGALYTAERDVLGSFDNCDFYTMGEGYTWNTQNREADIATARQGWQQACEMIASGEYDMLILDELNVILKYQYLPLDEVLATLAARPASLHVVITGRHAPEALIEAADLVSEMRLVKHPYREQGIKAQAGVEF; encoded by the coding sequence ATGAAGACCGATCCGAATGATCATCTGCGCATGGCCCAGCGGCGCAAGGCCGGCTTTGAGAAGAAGAAGGCCGCCGCCACCAAGGAAAAGGGCCTGCTGATCGTGCATACCGGCACCGGCAAGGGCAAGTCCAGCGCTGCCTTCGGCATGGGGCTGCGTACGGTGGGGCATGGCATGCGACTGGGGGTCGTGCAATTCATCAAGGGGGCGCTGTATACCGCCGAACGCGATGTACTGGGCAGTTTCGACAACTGCGACTTTTACACCATGGGCGAGGGCTATACCTGGAACACCCAGAATCGCGAGGCCGATATCGCTACCGCTCGTCAGGGCTGGCAACAGGCCTGCGAGATGATCGCCAGTGGCGAGTACGACATGCTGATCCTGGATGAACTGAACGTCATTCTCAAATACCAGTACCTGCCGCTGGACGAGGTCCTGGCTACGCTGGCGGCGCGACCGGCCAGCCTGCATGTGGTCATCACCGGCCGCCATGCACCCGAGGCGCTGATCGAGGCCGCCGATCTGGTGAGCGAGATGCGGCTGGTCAAGCACCCCTATCGCGAGCAGGGCATCAAAGCCCAGGCCGGGGTGGAGTTCTGA